Below is a genomic region from Streptomyces sp. RPA4-2.
GAGCCCCTTCACCGAAGAGGCCCCCACATCGCTCCCTGCTGATCCCACTGCCGGAGCCTTCGACCGAGGACGCCCTGGCCGCGGGTGCCCCCCGGCAAGCAGGACCGGGACGAACGCAACGCCACGGTTTGCCTGCTGTCCAGGAGCGGCGGAGCCGTCACCATCCCCGAAGGGAGGCATGGATGTTTTCCGACATCGGCCCGCTCGAAGTCGTGACACTGGTCGTGCTCGCCGTCATTCTGGTCGGGCCCGACAAGCTCCCCAGGATGCTGTCCGACACCCTGCGGACACTGCGCAAACTCCGGGAGCTCTCGCAGAGCGCCCAGGCGAGCGTGCGCGACGAACTACCCGCCGAGTTCCAGGATCTGAGCCTCGATGACCTCAATCCGAAGACCCTCCTGGCCAAGAACCTGCTCGGCGGCCAGGGCCTCGACGCGGGCCACCTGACCGCCGGCCTCACCCTCGGGGACGAACGGCTCGACAGCGCTGAGACCGGCACCTCGAAGGGCCTCGGAAAGGCCA
It encodes:
- a CDS encoding Sec-independent protein translocase TatB (mediates the export of protein precursors bearing twin-arginine signal peptides), whose protein sequence is MFSDIGPLEVVTLVVLAVILVGPDKLPRMLSDTLRTLRKLRELSQSAQASVRDELPAEFQDLSLDDLNPKTLLAKNLLGGQGLDAGHLTAGLTLGDERLDSAETGTSKGLGKATTHGPLPTATGRRR